From Streptomyces sp. TLI_053, a single genomic window includes:
- a CDS encoding PucR family transcriptional regulator codes for MPPTLASVVRNTSLHLTVLAGADHLERPVRWVHTSELDDPTPFLEGGELLLTTGIKLGRTAARLQAYVHRLADAGVVGLGLGVGLSHTEVPQPLVDAAAQRGLPLLRVPEPTPFIAISKVVSAALAAEQYEAVTTSFEAQEELTRAALGKDGTTAVVRRLAARLGGWAALYDGSGALSVVAPDWAARRAGRLAAEVDRLRRRPAPSSAALQGRAPGIDTADEDYVVVQSLGADRRARGFLAVGTEDRITPTERYVLNAAVALLTLTLERSRELRQAEERMGAALLRMVLAGEVATARQVAAGLFGGLPEGTVRVLVAGAGQGVDAGESLGELGDRAEQAGSRVGEKLLVAREEGTHGPRLMVLALDNGAVHRACLGVVEEHEGLSLGISAPAALEDAGTAYAQAERALAVALRGGRRSVDHEEVGAGSLLPLLGEDAVTAFAEGLLRPLREHDRTARGDLVASLRAWLSRHGQWDAAAADLGVHRHTLRYRMRRVEELLGRSLDDTDVRMELWLALRSGEE; via the coding sequence ATGCCCCCCACACTTGCCTCCGTCGTCCGCAACACCTCGCTCCATCTGACGGTCCTCGCCGGTGCGGACCATTTGGAGCGGCCGGTCCGCTGGGTGCACACCAGTGAGCTGGACGACCCGACGCCCTTCCTCGAAGGTGGCGAGCTGCTGCTCACCACCGGTATCAAGCTGGGCCGCACGGCCGCCCGGCTGCAGGCCTACGTGCACCGGTTGGCCGACGCGGGGGTGGTCGGGCTGGGGCTCGGGGTGGGGCTGTCGCACACGGAGGTGCCGCAGCCGCTGGTGGACGCGGCGGCGCAGCGCGGGCTGCCGTTGCTGCGGGTGCCGGAGCCGACGCCGTTCATCGCGATCAGCAAGGTGGTGTCGGCGGCGCTGGCGGCCGAACAGTACGAGGCGGTGACGACCAGCTTCGAGGCGCAGGAGGAGCTGACCCGGGCCGCGCTGGGCAAGGACGGCACGACGGCGGTGGTGCGCCGACTGGCGGCCCGGCTGGGTGGTTGGGCGGCGCTGTACGACGGTTCGGGCGCGCTCTCGGTGGTGGCGCCGGACTGGGCGGCGCGGCGGGCGGGGCGGCTGGCGGCGGAGGTGGACCGGCTGCGGCGGCGTCCGGCGCCGTCGAGTGCCGCGCTGCAGGGCCGGGCGCCGGGGATAGACACGGCGGACGAGGACTACGTGGTGGTCCAGTCGCTGGGGGCGGACCGGCGGGCGCGCGGGTTCCTGGCGGTGGGCACCGAGGACCGGATCACGCCGACCGAGCGCTATGTGCTGAACGCGGCGGTGGCGCTGCTGACGCTGACCCTGGAGCGGTCGCGGGAGCTGCGGCAGGCCGAGGAGCGGATGGGCGCGGCGCTGCTGCGGATGGTGCTGGCCGGTGAGGTGGCGACGGCGCGGCAGGTGGCGGCGGGCCTGTTCGGCGGGCTGCCGGAGGGCACGGTCCGGGTGCTGGTGGCCGGGGCGGGCCAGGGGGTGGACGCCGGGGAGTCGCTGGGCGAGCTGGGCGACCGGGCCGAGCAGGCGGGATCCCGGGTCGGCGAGAAGCTGCTGGTGGCGCGGGAGGAAGGCACGCACGGGCCGCGGCTGATGGTGCTGGCGCTGGACAACGGCGCGGTGCACCGGGCGTGCCTGGGCGTGGTGGAGGAGCACGAGGGCCTCTCGCTGGGCATCTCGGCGCCGGCCGCGCTGGAGGACGCCGGGACGGCGTACGCGCAGGCGGAGCGGGCGCTGGCGGTGGCGCTGCGCGGTGGGCGCCGCTCGGTGGACCACGAGGAGGTCGGTGCGGGCTCGCTGCTGCCGCTGCTCGGGGAGGACGCCGTGACGGCCTTCGCCGAGGGGCTGCTGCGACCGTTGCGGGAGCACGACCGGACGGCGCGCGGCGATCTGGTGGCCTCGCTGCGGGCGTGGCTGTCGCGGCACGGGCAGTGGGACGCGGCGGCGGCCGATCTCGGGGTGCACCGGCACACTCTGCGGTACCGGATGCGGCGGGTCGAGGAGCTGCTGGGGCGGTCGCTGGACGACACGGACGTCCGGATGGAGCTCTGGCTCGCGCTGCGCTCGGGCGAGGAGTAG
- the gabT gene encoding 4-aminobutyrate--2-oxoglutarate transaminase: MSAATPLPQERRLVTAIPGPKSQELQARKLGAVAAGVGTTLPVYVSRANGGVLEDVDGNSLIDFGSGIAVTNVGNSAEAVVSKASEQLAAFTHTCFMVTPYEGYVAVAEQLNELTPGDHDKRTALFNSGAEAVENAVKIARAYTKRTAVVVFDHGYHGRTNLTMGMTAKNMPYKQGFGPFAPEVHRVPVAYPYRWLTGAENCAAEAAAQAIDNINKQIGAENVAAIVIEPIQGEGGFIEPAKGFLPAIVEYAKANGIVFVADEIQTGFCRTGQWFACDDEGIVPDLITTAKGIAGGLPLAAVTGRAEIMDAAHAGGLGGTYGGNPVACAAALGSIETMKELDLNGKAQRIGEIMLGRLRAIQEKFADSDRVRVGEVRGRGAMIAVELVKPGGKEPNPEATAAIAKACHAEGLVVLTAGTYGNVLRFLPPLVMPEHLLNEGLDIIEGAFATV; this comes from the coding sequence ATGAGCGCCGCAACGCCGCTCCCGCAGGAGCGCCGCCTGGTCACCGCGATCCCCGGTCCGAAGTCGCAGGAGCTGCAGGCCCGCAAGCTGGGTGCGGTGGCGGCCGGCGTCGGCACCACCCTGCCGGTGTACGTGTCCCGCGCCAACGGCGGCGTGCTGGAGGACGTGGACGGCAACTCGCTGATCGACTTCGGCTCCGGCATCGCCGTGACCAACGTCGGCAACAGCGCCGAGGCCGTGGTCTCCAAGGCCTCCGAGCAGCTCGCCGCCTTCACGCACACCTGTTTCATGGTGACCCCGTACGAGGGCTACGTCGCCGTCGCCGAGCAGCTCAACGAGCTGACCCCGGGCGACCACGACAAGCGCACCGCGCTGTTCAACTCGGGCGCCGAGGCGGTCGAGAACGCGGTGAAGATCGCCCGCGCGTACACCAAGCGCACCGCCGTCGTGGTGTTCGACCACGGCTACCACGGCCGCACCAACCTCACCATGGGCATGACGGCGAAGAACATGCCGTACAAGCAGGGCTTCGGTCCGTTCGCCCCCGAGGTCCACCGGGTGCCGGTGGCCTACCCCTACCGCTGGCTGACCGGTGCCGAGAACTGCGCCGCCGAGGCCGCCGCGCAGGCGATCGACAACATCAACAAGCAGATCGGCGCCGAGAACGTCGCCGCGATCGTCATCGAGCCGATCCAGGGCGAGGGCGGCTTCATCGAGCCGGCCAAGGGCTTCCTGCCGGCCATCGTCGAGTACGCGAAGGCCAACGGCATCGTCTTCGTCGCGGACGAGATCCAGACCGGCTTCTGCCGCACCGGCCAGTGGTTCGCCTGTGACGACGAGGGCATCGTCCCGGACCTCATCACCACCGCCAAGGGCATCGCCGGCGGTCTGCCGCTGGCCGCGGTGACCGGCCGCGCCGAGATCATGGACGCCGCGCACGCCGGTGGCCTGGGCGGCACCTACGGCGGCAACCCGGTGGCCTGCGCGGCCGCGCTGGGTTCCATCGAGACCATGAAGGAGCTGGACCTCAACGGCAAGGCGCAGCGGATCGGCGAGATCATGCTGGGCCGCCTGCGGGCGATCCAGGAGAAGTTCGCCGACTCCGACAGGGTCCGCGTCGGCGAGGTCCGCGGCCGCGGCGCGATGATCGCCGTCGAGCTGGTGAAGCCGGGCGGCAAGGAGCCGAACCCGGAGGCCACCGCGGCCATCGCCAAGGCCTGCCACGCCGAGGGCCTGGTCGTGCTGACCGCTGGCACCTACGGCAACGTGCTGCGCTTCCTGCCGCCGCTGGTCATGCCGGAGCACCTGCTGAACGAGGGCCTGGACATCATCGAGGGCGCCTTCGCCACCGTCTGA
- a CDS encoding phosphatase PAP2 family protein, giving the protein MVPALLVLALLLVSWQVAVDGPLLELDHWARHAVRETRHALHSTLLNHLGKAFSDLGGGSVAVPVLLLGGAVAAGREFRAGFARWWLPVPVAVLTAGLIPLLVVPAKAWFARPGPFGLPLAADQWGWYPSGHTATATLGYGVAALLLARTAAPRGRRALAAAATLLAVGVGLGLVWSDYHWLLDVVASWCLGGLVLWTLARWPLTGRPSPRQRRPEH; this is encoded by the coding sequence GTGGTGCCGGCGCTCCTGGTCCTGGCACTCCTGCTGGTGTCCTGGCAGGTCGCCGTGGACGGACCGCTGCTGGAGCTGGACCACTGGGCCCGGCACGCGGTCCGGGAGACCCGGCACGCACTGCACAGCACTCTGCTCAACCACCTCGGCAAGGCGTTCTCCGACCTGGGCGGCGGCTCGGTGGCGGTACCGGTGCTGCTGCTCGGCGGGGCGGTCGCGGCCGGACGGGAGTTCCGGGCGGGATTCGCGCGCTGGTGGCTGCCGGTGCCGGTGGCGGTGCTGACGGCCGGGCTGATTCCGCTGCTGGTGGTGCCGGCGAAGGCCTGGTTCGCCCGGCCGGGCCCGTTCGGGCTGCCGCTGGCGGCGGACCAGTGGGGCTGGTACCCGTCCGGCCACACCGCGACCGCCACGCTCGGGTACGGGGTGGCGGCCCTGCTGCTGGCGCGGACGGCCGCGCCGCGCGGGCGGCGGGCGCTCGCCGCCGCGGCGACGCTGCTGGCCGTGGGCGTCGGGCTGGGGCTGGTGTGGAGCGACTACCACTGGCTGCTGGACGTGGTGGCCAGCTGGTGCCTGGGCGGCCTGGTCCTGTGGACGCTGGCCCGGTGGCCGCTCACCGGCCGCCCGTCGCCGCGGCAGAGGCGCCCGGAGCACTGA
- a CDS encoding DUF2218 domain-containing protein gives MPRSEARVATDRSARYAKQLAAHMGRKIKADWSEETGHGTLVFGAGTATLEATPDALLLAVEGETENLPGLEDVVGRHLVRFGARDELVVEWRRDNGEAGHVHRNDEEPAEG, from the coding sequence GTGCCCCGCTCCGAAGCCCGCGTCGCCACCGACCGTTCCGCCCGCTACGCCAAGCAGCTCGCCGCCCACATGGGCCGCAAGATCAAGGCCGACTGGTCCGAGGAGACCGGCCACGGCACCCTCGTCTTCGGTGCTGGCACCGCCACGCTGGAGGCCACCCCCGACGCGCTGCTGCTCGCCGTCGAGGGCGAGACCGAGAACCTGCCCGGACTGGAGGACGTCGTCGGCCGCCACCTGGTCCGCTTCGGCGCCCGCGACGAACTGGTCGTCGAGTGGCGCCGCGACAACGGCGAGGCCGGCCACGTCCACCGCAACGACGAGGAGCCGGCCGAGGGCTGA
- a CDS encoding EamA family transporter produces the protein MSPRHIGLAVLVAAVWGLNFVLIHVGLQNFPPLLFCALRFAVVAVPAIFFVGRPKVALRWVLAVGVVLGVVKFGLLFLGMHAGMPAGLSSLVLQGQAVFTALFAGALLGERPGAQRLTGLGVAFAGIGLSALDHGLGGPLGAFALVVLAAAAWGLSNVLTRKAAPPDALRWMVWVSAVPPLPLLGLSLLVEGPAADLRALRGIDLAGLGAIGYVGLVSTLFGFVAWSYLLRSYDATAVAPYSLLVPVFGMSSAWLLLGESVGPVAAVAALLVIAGIGITALRPGAVSGAARRWVRRLPRRRPPRSAALAAARPGRRG, from the coding sequence ATGAGTCCGCGTCACATCGGCCTGGCCGTCCTGGTGGCCGCCGTCTGGGGCCTCAACTTCGTCCTCATCCACGTCGGGCTGCAGAACTTCCCGCCGCTGCTGTTCTGCGCCCTGCGGTTCGCGGTGGTCGCCGTTCCGGCGATCTTCTTCGTGGGACGGCCGAAGGTCGCCCTGCGCTGGGTGCTCGCGGTCGGGGTGGTGCTCGGGGTGGTCAAGTTCGGTCTGCTCTTCCTGGGCATGCACGCCGGGATGCCGGCCGGCCTCTCCTCGCTGGTGCTCCAGGGGCAGGCGGTGTTCACCGCGCTGTTCGCCGGCGCGCTGCTGGGCGAGCGTCCCGGTGCCCAGCGGCTCACCGGACTGGGTGTCGCCTTCGCGGGCATCGGGCTGAGCGCGCTCGACCACGGCCTCGGCGGGCCGCTGGGCGCCTTCGCCCTGGTCGTCCTGGCCGCGGCCGCCTGGGGGCTGTCCAACGTGCTGACCCGCAAGGCCGCCCCGCCGGACGCGCTGCGCTGGATGGTCTGGGTCAGCGCGGTGCCGCCGCTGCCGCTGCTCGGCCTCTCGCTGCTGGTCGAGGGCCCGGCGGCGGACCTGCGCGCGCTGCGCGGGATCGACCTCGCCGGGCTCGGCGCGATCGGCTACGTCGGGCTGGTCTCCACCCTGTTCGGCTTCGTCGCCTGGAGCTACCTGCTGCGCAGCTACGACGCCACCGCCGTGGCGCCCTACTCGCTGCTGGTGCCGGTGTTCGGGATGTCCTCGGCCTGGCTGCTGCTCGGCGAGTCGGTCGGCCCGGTGGCCGCCGTCGCCGCCCTGCTGGTGATCGCCGGGATCGGGATCACCGCGCTGCGCCCGGGGGCGGTGTCCGGCGCGGCGCGGCGGTGGGTGCGACGGTTGCCGCGTAGGCGGCCTCCGCGCTCCGCAGCGCTCGCAGCAGCGCGTCCTGGTCGGCGGGGCTGA
- a CDS encoding LysR family transcriptional regulator encodes MMDLGRLRALHAVAVHGSVGGAAAALGFTPSAVSQQIAKLERETRTVLLERQGRGVVLTDAARELAGTAQTVLGLVERAEVRLEEQRGQAVGRLLVAAFATGARGLMPGVLADLRERCPELDVRLLESDPYPAAELVARGEVDLALVQDWPTVPLPVQEGLDRMDLGPDPVDLLLPVGHPLAELPVVPVGRLRGQRWTSVPPGNICHDWLVRTLREAGEEPDVHYRVGEFETQIALIGAGLGIGLVPRLGRGTLPPEVVARTVAPEPARRVFALWRSQASRRPAITEALDAMRARWDARGD; translated from the coding sequence ATGATGGATCTGGGGCGCCTGCGGGCGCTGCACGCGGTGGCCGTCCACGGCTCGGTCGGCGGGGCGGCCGCGGCCCTCGGTTTCACGCCCTCCGCCGTCTCCCAGCAGATCGCCAAGCTGGAGCGGGAGACCAGGACGGTGCTGCTGGAGCGGCAGGGCCGGGGCGTGGTGCTGACCGACGCGGCGCGCGAGCTGGCGGGTACGGCGCAGACGGTGCTGGGGCTGGTGGAGCGGGCCGAGGTGCGCCTGGAGGAGCAGCGCGGCCAGGCGGTCGGACGGCTGCTGGTGGCCGCCTTCGCGACCGGCGCGCGCGGACTGATGCCGGGGGTGCTGGCCGATCTGCGCGAGCGCTGCCCGGAGCTGGACGTGCGGCTGCTGGAGAGCGACCCGTACCCGGCGGCCGAGCTGGTGGCGCGCGGCGAGGTCGACCTGGCGCTCGTCCAGGACTGGCCGACGGTGCCGCTGCCGGTGCAGGAGGGGCTCGACCGGATGGACCTCGGGCCGGACCCGGTGGATCTGCTGCTGCCGGTCGGCCATCCGCTGGCGGAGCTCCCGGTGGTGCCGGTGGGCCGGCTGCGCGGGCAGCGCTGGACGAGCGTGCCGCCGGGCAACATCTGCCACGACTGGCTGGTACGGACGCTGCGCGAGGCCGGCGAGGAGCCGGACGTGCACTACCGGGTCGGCGAGTTCGAGACCCAGATCGCCCTGATCGGGGCCGGTCTCGGCATCGGGCTGGTGCCCAGGCTGGGCCGGGGCACGCTGCCGCCGGAGGTGGTGGCCCGGACGGTGGCGCCGGAACCGGCCCGGCGGGTGTTCGCGCTCTGGCGCTCCCAGGCCTCGCGGCGGCCGGCGATCACCGAGGCGCTGGACGCGATGCGGGCCCGCTGGGACGCCCGGGGCGACTGA